From Candidatus Baltobacteraceae bacterium, a single genomic window includes:
- a CDS encoding putative sulfate exporter family transporter — MLGFLLALAVAIVAAVLGHAVPIVGAPVFAIVIGAILATLRAPSPVLSPGITFAAKQLLQWSIVLLGAHLSLSEIAQGGAHSLPVMLGTLAIVLVLAYVVGRLLGLDRNIRRLVGVGTAICGGSAIAAVASVIEADQADVAYSLGVVFLFNVVAVLIFPALGHLMQLSQHAFGLWAGTAINDTSSVVAASFSYGRVAGNAAVIVKLTRTTLIIPIVLFYGWRKIQHARGEAAINWRAIVPWFILWFLAAATLNSFGLIPPAAQGPLQELALFSITVALAGVGLGTEVEKIRRAGMRPLVLGAILWIAIALSSLAIARLVGAA; from the coding sequence ATGCTCGGCTTTTTGCTCGCGCTCGCCGTCGCCATCGTTGCTGCGGTGTTGGGACACGCCGTACCGATCGTCGGCGCGCCGGTCTTTGCGATCGTCATCGGCGCGATCCTCGCGACGCTGCGCGCGCCGAGCCCGGTGCTGAGCCCCGGCATCACCTTCGCCGCCAAGCAGCTCTTGCAATGGTCGATCGTCTTGCTCGGCGCGCACTTGAGCTTGAGCGAGATCGCGCAGGGCGGCGCGCATTCGCTGCCGGTGATGCTCGGCACGCTCGCGATCGTGCTCGTGCTCGCCTACGTCGTGGGTCGTCTGCTCGGACTCGATCGTAACATTCGCCGCCTCGTCGGTGTCGGCACGGCGATTTGCGGCGGATCGGCGATCGCTGCGGTGGCGAGCGTGATCGAGGCCGATCAAGCCGATGTCGCCTACTCGCTCGGCGTCGTCTTCCTGTTCAACGTCGTCGCGGTGTTGATCTTTCCGGCGCTCGGCCATCTGATGCAGCTCTCGCAACACGCGTTCGGCCTGTGGGCCGGCACCGCGATCAACGATACGTCGTCGGTGGTCGCGGCGTCGTTTTCGTATGGACGGGTCGCCGGGAACGCGGCCGTGATCGTGAAGCTCACGCGCACGACGCTGATCATTCCGATCGTGCTGTTTTACGGGTGGCGCAAGATTCAGCACGCGCGCGGCGAGGCGGCCATCAACTGGCGCGCGATCGTACCCTGGTTCATCCTCTGGTTTCTCGCGGCCGCGACACTCAACTCGTTCGGCCTGATCCCACCGGCGGCGCAAGGGCCGCTGCAAGAACTCGCGCTCTTTTCGATCACGGTCGCGCTGGCCGGAGTGGGCCTGGGAACCGAGGTCGAGAAAATCCGCCGCGCCGGGATGCGCCCGCTCGTCCTGGGCGCGATCCTCTGGATCGCGATCGCGCTCTCGAGCCTCGCGATCGCGCGGCTCGTAGGGGCGGCCTAG
- a CDS encoding DNA recombination protein RmuC, producing the protein MNALVDLLFLLVGIALGAFVMFVRQRGERAAIDALLERAKNDLREATTHQAGERVGQIVAPIAERLSEFDRMVREIENKRSEDSGALRAQLAQLLSRADKIESAANALSNQTSTLVTALRSPTTRGKWGEIQLRNVVEKAGMLAYCDFDEQQTVAFESGRGRPDMTIKLPGGRRVFVDAKAPTDALQAALESADDDARRDLVKRHARALQDHVDALAKRNYQSGEGSADFVIMFVPGEAFLSAACTENPMLIEYALDRSVLIAGPLSLISLLRSFAMGWQAVKQEENAKRIAALGRELYERTARFADRLVNLGRHLERSVGAYNEAVGTYESRLLPQGRKLKDESSIGGEELPEPSVIDLSPRAVTALDAESRDRRAKRDPAEPNLFQNY; encoded by the coding sequence GTGAACGCGTTGGTCGATCTGCTCTTCCTGCTCGTCGGCATCGCGCTCGGTGCATTCGTGATGTTCGTACGTCAGCGCGGCGAGCGCGCCGCGATCGACGCGCTGCTCGAGCGGGCGAAAAACGACCTGCGCGAGGCAACGACGCACCAGGCGGGAGAGCGCGTCGGGCAGATCGTGGCGCCGATTGCCGAACGGCTGAGCGAGTTCGATCGCATGGTGCGCGAGATCGAGAACAAACGCAGCGAGGATAGCGGTGCCCTGCGCGCGCAGCTCGCGCAGCTGCTCAGCCGCGCCGACAAGATCGAGTCGGCCGCGAACGCGCTCTCCAATCAAACCTCCACGCTGGTCACCGCGCTGCGCAGCCCGACGACACGCGGCAAGTGGGGTGAGATCCAACTGCGCAACGTGGTCGAGAAGGCCGGTATGCTCGCCTACTGCGACTTCGACGAACAGCAGACCGTCGCGTTCGAATCGGGCCGCGGCCGACCCGATATGACGATCAAATTGCCGGGCGGGCGCCGCGTCTTCGTCGACGCGAAAGCGCCGACCGACGCGCTCCAAGCGGCGCTCGAGTCGGCCGACGACGACGCGCGGCGCGACCTGGTCAAACGCCACGCCCGCGCGCTGCAAGATCACGTCGACGCGCTTGCCAAGCGCAACTATCAGAGCGGCGAGGGTTCGGCCGACTTCGTGATCATGTTCGTGCCGGGCGAAGCGTTCTTGAGCGCGGCCTGCACCGAGAATCCGATGCTGATCGAGTACGCGCTCGATCGCAGCGTGCTGATCGCGGGTCCGCTTTCATTGATAAGCCTGCTGCGCTCGTTCGCCATGGGCTGGCAAGCGGTCAAGCAAGAAGAGAACGCGAAACGCATCGCCGCGCTCGGGCGCGAACTCTACGAGCGCACCGCGCGTTTTGCCGACCGTCTCGTCAACCTCGGGCGCCATCTGGAGCGCTCGGTCGGCGCGTATAACGAAGCCGTCGGCACGTACGAATCCCGGCTCTTACCGCAAGGACGCAAGCTCAAAGACGAGTCCTCGATCGGGGGCGAGGAGTTGCCCGAACCCAGCGTGATCGACTTGTCTCCGCGCGCCGTGACCGCGCTCGATGCGGAGTCGCGCGACCGCCGCGCTAAACGCGATCCGGCCGAGCCGAATCTCTTCCAGAATTATTGA
- a CDS encoding peroxiredoxin, translating into MVRQSILAGLIAGICIIAPALAALPNGTKAPDFTLQATQGGNVFTFSLADALKQGPVVLYFYPAAFTPGCTIEAHDFADAIDRYKALHATVIGVSHDPLDKLQRFSVSECRSKFPVAADTDQTVEKEYDSVLAGHPQYANRTSYVIAPDGTIVYSYTSLNPSEHVANTLAALKTLESKSQ; encoded by the coding sequence ATGGTTCGTCAATCCATCCTCGCCGGCCTGATCGCCGGAATCTGCATCATCGCTCCCGCGCTCGCAGCGCTACCGAACGGAACCAAGGCGCCGGATTTCACGCTGCAGGCGACGCAAGGCGGAAACGTGTTCACGTTCAGTCTTGCCGACGCGCTCAAGCAGGGGCCGGTGGTGTTGTATTTCTATCCGGCTGCCTTCACGCCGGGATGCACGATCGAAGCGCACGATTTTGCCGATGCCATCGATCGATACAAGGCGCTTCATGCGACCGTCATTGGTGTCTCGCACGACCCGCTCGACAAACTGCAGAGATTTTCGGTGAGCGAATGCCGCAGCAAATTTCCCGTCGCGGCCGACACCGATCAAACGGTCGAGAAGGAATATGACTCCGTACTGGCCGGGCACCCGCAGTACGCCAACCGCACGTCGTATGTGATCGCGCCGGACGGCACGATCGTCTATAGCTACACGTCGCTCAACCCCAGCGAACACGTTGCCAACACGCTGGCCGCGCTCAAGACGCTCGAGAGCAAGAGTCAATAA
- a CDS encoding DUF695 domain-containing protein: MSEWIPYATSDDPSTEVSIDVDFDGEREFQRSHPYLVTLAITKFATDGDGQPTDAAASEIFELEGRLEAAGEEHDAEPVCTVSRSGTYEIYSYAADAAAADGLKAAAAGTSLRVDVRVERDAAWTTYERYILRGEELEEARDADQIAQMDEAGEDLTRRYEIIFDCEVPAESVRAAMRALQSAGFSTSEEDEEFETVVEAGRTMLLTPQNLKAARAEIEGVITPLGGTYEGWGINPDDDELDEDEDDAG; the protein is encoded by the coding sequence ATGTCCGAATGGATTCCCTACGCGACGAGCGATGACCCTTCAACCGAGGTTTCGATCGACGTCGATTTCGACGGCGAGCGCGAGTTTCAACGATCCCACCCGTACCTCGTGACGCTCGCGATCACGAAGTTCGCGACCGACGGCGACGGACAACCAACCGACGCGGCGGCTAGTGAGATTTTCGAACTCGAAGGGCGCCTCGAAGCTGCGGGTGAGGAACACGATGCGGAACCGGTCTGCACGGTTAGCCGTTCGGGGACGTACGAAATCTACAGTTACGCGGCGGATGCGGCCGCGGCCGATGGATTGAAAGCGGCCGCTGCCGGCACTTCGCTGCGCGTCGACGTTCGCGTCGAACGCGACGCCGCCTGGACGACGTACGAACGCTACATCTTACGCGGTGAGGAACTCGAGGAGGCGCGCGACGCCGACCAGATCGCGCAGATGGACGAGGCCGGCGAGGATCTCACCCGGCGCTATGAGATCATTTTCGACTGCGAGGTTCCGGCGGAATCGGTTCGCGCGGCGATGCGCGCCCTGCAGAGTGCCGGCTTCAGCACGTCCGAGGAGGACGAAGAGTTCGAAACCGTGGTCGAGGCCGGCCGCACGATGCTGCTCACGCCGCAGAACCTCAAAGCCGCGCGCGCAGAAATCGAGGGCGTGATTACGCCGCTCGGTGGTACGTACGAGGGCTGGGGCATCAATCCCGACGACGACGAACTCGATGAAGACGAGGACGATGCAGGGTGA
- a CDS encoding acyl-CoA dehydrogenase family protein has product MNFDLTDDQKAIQRLARDFAQNEVRPRAEEMDREEAFPYELVAQMAELGFMGLPFPEEYGGAGADTVSYALAVMEIARVDASTAITMAAHISLGASPFYLFGTEEQKQQYLVPLAQGKALWGFGLTEPNAGSDAGNCQTKAQLRDGHWVINGTKAFITNSGTTISAGTTITAVTGARPDGKPEISNVIVPQDTPGFSRSKKYRKMGWRASDTRELSFVDAAVPEGNLLGPRGEGYRQFLRILDGGRISVAALSVGLAMGAYDEALRYARDRIAFGRPISKFQAIQFKLVDMLCEIEHAKMMVLRAAWEKDEGRDFVQTASLAKLYSGEVSRRVVNEAVQIHGGYGFMDEYPVSRMYRDQKINEIGEGTNEVQRLVIARLMGL; this is encoded by the coding sequence ATGAATTTCGACCTGACCGACGATCAGAAGGCGATCCAACGGCTCGCGCGCGATTTCGCGCAAAACGAGGTGCGGCCGCGGGCCGAGGAGATGGATCGGGAAGAGGCCTTTCCCTACGAGCTGGTCGCGCAGATGGCCGAACTCGGGTTCATGGGTCTGCCGTTTCCCGAAGAATACGGCGGCGCCGGTGCCGACACGGTGAGCTACGCGCTCGCGGTGATGGAGATCGCGCGCGTCGATGCGTCGACCGCGATCACTATGGCCGCGCACATCTCGCTGGGTGCCTCGCCATTTTATTTGTTCGGCACGGAAGAGCAGAAGCAGCAGTATTTGGTGCCCCTTGCGCAGGGGAAAGCGCTGTGGGGATTCGGCCTGACCGAGCCCAATGCGGGCAGCGACGCCGGCAACTGCCAAACCAAGGCGCAGCTGCGCGACGGCCACTGGGTGATCAACGGGACCAAGGCCTTCATCACCAATTCGGGGACGACGATCAGCGCCGGCACGACGATTACCGCGGTGACCGGCGCCCGACCCGACGGGAAGCCGGAGATCTCGAACGTCATCGTGCCGCAAGACACCCCCGGCTTCAGCCGCAGCAAGAAGTATAGGAAGATGGGGTGGCGCGCGTCGGACACGCGCGAGCTCAGTTTCGTCGACGCGGCCGTGCCCGAGGGGAACTTGCTCGGTCCACGGGGCGAGGGCTACCGTCAGTTTCTCCGGATTCTCGACGGCGGGCGGATCTCGGTGGCGGCGCTTTCGGTCGGCCTCGCGATGGGCGCCTACGACGAGGCGTTGCGCTACGCGCGCGACCGCATCGCCTTCGGGAGACCGATCAGCAAGTTCCAGGCGATCCAGTTCAAGCTGGTCGACATGCTCTGCGAGATCGAGCACGCCAAGATGATGGTGCTGCGCGCCGCCTGGGAGAAAGACGAAGGCCGCGACTTCGTGCAGACCGCAAGCTTGGCCAAGCTCTACTCCGGCGAAGTATCACGCCGCGTCGTCAACGAGGCGGTGCAAATCCACGGCGGCTACGGATTCATGGACGAGTATCCCGTCTCGCGCATGTACCGGGATCAAAAGATCAACGAGATCGGCGAAGGCACCAACGAGGTCCAACGTTTGGTCATCGCCCGTCTCATGGGCTTGTAA
- the ftsE gene encoding cell division ATP-binding protein FtsE, with product MISLRNVSLVYQNGVRALDNVSLEIAKGDFVFLVGHSGTGKSSLLRLLYREALPTNGEITVDGIRVEHLRRGRVPALRRHLGVVFQDFKLLNEKTVWENVAFAMQVTGAHTKDITRQVPRTLDLVGLAHKSRMYPGELSGGEAQRTAIARALVNNPKILLCDEPTGNLDPSNTTEIMELLLRINLKGTTVLVATHNQAVVDRMRRRVVRLEDGKVVTDEERGYYYLGLGQGQILSG from the coding sequence ATGATTTCCCTTCGCAACGTTTCGCTGGTCTACCAAAATGGCGTGCGTGCTCTCGACAACGTCAGCTTGGAGATCGCTAAAGGCGACTTCGTGTTCCTCGTAGGCCATTCGGGAACGGGCAAATCCAGTTTGCTGCGGCTGCTCTATCGCGAAGCGCTTCCCACCAACGGTGAGATCACGGTCGACGGTATCCGCGTCGAACACCTGCGTCGCGGACGCGTTCCGGCCCTACGGCGCCACCTCGGCGTCGTTTTTCAAGACTTCAAGCTCCTGAACGAAAAAACGGTTTGGGAGAACGTCGCTTTTGCGATGCAGGTCACCGGCGCGCATACGAAAGACATCACCCGCCAGGTGCCGCGTACGCTCGATCTCGTCGGGCTCGCGCACAAGAGCCGCATGTATCCGGGTGAACTCTCCGGCGGCGAAGCGCAGCGTACCGCGATCGCGCGCGCCCTGGTCAACAATCCGAAGATTCTTCTCTGCGACGAGCCGACCGGCAATCTCGATCCCTCCAACACGACCGAGATCATGGAGCTGCTGCTGCGCATCAATCTCAAAGGCACGACGGTGCTCGTTGCCACGCACAACCAGGCCGTCGTCGATCGCATGCGTCGGCGCGTCGTGCGCCTGGAAGACGGCAAGGTCGTCACCGACGAAGAACGGGGCTACTACTATCTTGGACTCGGGCAAGGTCAAATTCTTTCTGGGTGA
- a CDS encoding permease-like cell division protein FtsX: MDSGKVKFFLGEVLRNFTRNAGMQATAIGTVAMTIVLLGAFLFVRTALAGVGNDLLNQIEISVYFATDVSSAREDALRSALAHDPRIASTQFVPKKQGLAELSAETHGQIDTSLLTENPLPDKLRVWVRDPKLVQTVAQELRTRPGVDTVVFPQTVVARLLQLGDVLHRVGIGVIVLFLVVAGIIISNTIRLTVFARRREISIMQLVGATNLYIRAPFICEGLLDGVCGSLLAVAMLTIARYALWPKLMLALPWIQLNAGTVDAPVLVAELIAAGGAIGAIASWVSVGRHLRT, from the coding sequence TTGGACTCGGGCAAGGTCAAATTCTTTCTGGGTGAGGTGTTGCGCAACTTCACGCGCAACGCCGGCATGCAGGCGACCGCAATCGGCACGGTCGCCATGACGATCGTCCTCCTCGGTGCGTTTCTCTTCGTACGAACCGCCCTCGCCGGCGTCGGGAACGATCTGCTCAATCAGATCGAGATCTCCGTCTACTTCGCGACCGACGTTTCGAGCGCTCGGGAAGACGCGCTACGCTCCGCACTGGCCCACGACCCGCGCATCGCCTCGACGCAGTTCGTCCCGAAGAAGCAAGGCTTGGCCGAACTGAGCGCCGAGACGCACGGCCAGATCGACACCTCGCTGCTCACCGAGAACCCGCTGCCCGATAAGCTGCGTGTCTGGGTGCGCGACCCGAAACTCGTGCAAACCGTCGCGCAAGAATTGCGCACGCGCCCCGGCGTCGATACGGTCGTCTTTCCGCAGACCGTCGTAGCGCGGCTGCTGCAACTCGGTGACGTGCTCCACCGCGTCGGAATCGGCGTCATCGTGCTCTTCCTAGTCGTCGCCGGCATCATCATCTCGAACACGATCCGCCTGACGGTCTTCGCGCGGCGCCGCGAAATTTCGATCATGCAGCTGGTCGGCGCAACCAACCTCTACATTCGCGCGCCGTTCATCTGCGAAGGGCTGTTGGACGGCGTCTGCGGTTCGCTCCTTGCGGTCGCCATGCTAACGATCGCGCGCTACGCGCTCTGGCCGAAACTGATGCTCGCTCTTCCGTGGATTCAGTTGAACGCCGGGACCGTCGACGCGCCCGTGCTCGTGGCGGAGCTGATCGCGGCCGGGGGCGCCATCGGCGCAATCGCGTCCTGGGTCTCGGTCGGGCGCCATCTCCGAACGTAG
- a CDS encoding PAS domain-containing sensor histidine kinase codes for MHLRVDVDFDALAQCISDGIAYLDADGRIAAWSDGAAAITGIDRSKAIGTGLDELFARVDPPLGFAVVPERLEMLCSDERQRIVHATVLSIDEGWLISFGREMRFAVIEQLKDEIVAAVSHELKTPIATIKAFAITMRDNPEALAAERHDYLATIEEQADRLSRAVDDLLLLGRVGPKHLLSKRERVTLDAILDDAQARLGPSAASRIERRSTGITLSGDPALLRDAIVHLVDNALKFSPDTAEVLIEGGEDGSTAQVRVTDRGIGIADEHLPYIFERFYRADQNLTAATGGSGLGLTVVHEIVQAHGGSLAVQSTPSRGTTITISLPGRPVDP; via the coding sequence ATGCACCTCCGCGTCGACGTCGATTTCGATGCGCTCGCGCAGTGCATATCGGACGGCATCGCCTATCTCGACGCCGACGGCCGGATCGCGGCGTGGAGCGACGGTGCAGCCGCGATTACCGGGATCGACCGATCCAAGGCGATTGGAACGGGACTCGACGAGCTCTTCGCGCGGGTCGATCCGCCGCTCGGTTTCGCCGTCGTTCCCGAACGGCTCGAAATGCTCTGCAGCGACGAGCGGCAGCGCATCGTGCACGCTACCGTACTCTCGATCGACGAGGGATGGCTCATCTCGTTCGGCCGCGAGATGCGGTTCGCGGTGATCGAACAACTCAAAGACGAGATCGTGGCTGCGGTTTCGCACGAACTCAAGACGCCGATCGCAACCATCAAAGCCTTTGCCATTACGATGCGCGACAATCCGGAAGCGCTCGCCGCCGAGCGCCACGACTATTTGGCGACGATCGAAGAACAGGCCGACCGGCTCTCGCGCGCCGTCGACGATCTGCTCCTGCTCGGGCGCGTCGGGCCCAAACATCTGCTTTCCAAGCGCGAGCGCGTTACGCTCGATGCAATCCTCGACGACGCGCAGGCGCGTCTTGGCCCAAGCGCGGCGAGCCGCATCGAGCGCCGCTCGACCGGGATCACGCTGAGCGGCGATCCGGCGCTCTTGCGCGATGCGATCGTGCATCTGGTCGACAACGCGCTCAAGTTCTCGCCGGATACGGCGGAGGTGCTGATCGAAGGCGGCGAGGACGGTTCGACCGCTCAGGTGCGCGTCACCGATCGCGGAATCGGCATCGCCGACGAACACTTGCCCTACATTTTCGAACGATTCTACCGGGCCGATCAAAACTTGACCGCAGCGACCGGCGGCAGTGGGCTCGGTCTCACCGTCGTGCACGAGATCGTGCAGGCACACGGAGGCTCGCTCGCCGTACAAAGTACGCCCAGCCGCGGCACGACCATCACGATCTCGCTGCCGGGTAGGCCGGTGGATCCGTGA
- a CDS encoding response regulator, whose amino-acid sequence MKDLAQGDGHRVLVVDDDRNLRKIISTNLELAGFTVESASDGPEALRVIEQAQPDVVLLDLMMPHMDGYEVARRIRKHQNPSIANVPIIILTAKGETEDKLRGFEAGADDYITKPFGPQELLARVRAKIRRVEVDSSLSPLTRLPGNLAIETELRRRIDDAESFAVIYIDLDNFKAFNDVYGFTHGDEAIQMLARITVDIVRRRGTNTDFVGHIGGDDFIVVTQPDRSEEIAKEIIAEFDRDIRNLYSAKDLRAGYIETRDRRGALNRFPIMTISMALVLNDRGQLGNYAQVGEAAAELKRYAKSIAGSVYVKDKRRP is encoded by the coding sequence GTGAAGGACCTTGCGCAAGGCGACGGTCATCGCGTGCTCGTGGTCGACGACGATCGCAACCTGCGCAAGATCATCTCGACCAATCTCGAGCTTGCGGGTTTCACCGTCGAGTCCGCGTCCGACGGACCCGAGGCGCTGCGCGTGATCGAGCAAGCCCAGCCCGACGTCGTGCTGCTCGACCTGATGATGCCGCATATGGACGGATACGAAGTTGCGCGCCGGATTCGCAAGCATCAAAACCCCTCGATTGCCAACGTGCCGATCATCATTCTCACCGCGAAAGGCGAGACGGAAGACAAGCTGCGCGGGTTCGAAGCGGGCGCCGATGATTACATCACCAAACCGTTCGGTCCGCAGGAGTTGCTCGCGCGTGTGCGCGCCAAGATCCGCCGCGTCGAGGTCGATTCCTCGCTCTCTCCCCTCACGCGGCTGCCCGGAAACCTCGCCATCGAAACGGAATTGCGCCGCCGCATCGACGACGCCGAGTCATTCGCGGTGATCTACATCGATTTGGACAACTTCAAGGCGTTCAACGACGTTTACGGCTTCACGCACGGCGACGAAGCGATCCAAATGCTCGCCCGGATCACCGTCGACATCGTACGTCGGCGCGGTACCAACACGGATTTCGTCGGTCACATCGGCGGCGACGATTTCATCGTCGTTACGCAGCCCGACCGGTCCGAAGAAATTGCCAAAGAGATCATTGCCGAATTCGACCGCGACATCCGCAATCTGTATTCCGCCAAAGACCTGCGCGCGGGCTATATCGAAACGCGCGACCGCCGCGGGGCCCTCAACCGCTTTCCGATCATGACGATCTCGATGGCTCTCGTACTCAACGATCGCGGTCAGCTCGGCAACTACGCGCAAGTTGGTGAAGCCGCCGCCGAGCTCAAGCGCTATGCCAAATCGATCGCCGGTTCCGTTTACGTGAAAGACAAGCGCCGCCCGTGA
- a CDS encoding peptidoglycan DD-metalloendopeptidase family protein, producing the protein MKVRSIFCVLLLVFVSAAGAAGAKTSSLQQRIDAQRRKAQALQAKLHAKKAELGMATLRVTSLRAELDQTNAAIGTVNARIGSLSAQENSTQRKVDWNTIQLDAAQRSFKLHDEALRRRLVDIYENGDLSYAAVLLSARSFSEFVERWEDLRLLIDANETAVRERRAAEERVARVQSDLQRTQLELDDEEHAQAQARDQLGALAQERQNLVAIADQQRRRVATEVADMEGLSASEEAQLESLIQEREREEEAQRKAEGIAAPEVTGAARMFDWPVSGPVTSPFGWRSNPFGGAPEFHQGLDIAAPMGTTITASAAGTVIMAQWYGGYGNYILIDDGGGYSTGYGHLSAFYVSVGQQVKQGQAIGAIGCTGECTGPHVHFEIRINGKPVDPAPRLHS; encoded by the coding sequence ATGAAAGTTCGGTCGATCTTCTGTGTTTTGCTGCTCGTCTTCGTTTCCGCCGCCGGTGCGGCCGGTGCGAAGACCTCGTCGCTGCAACAACGCATCGACGCCCAGCGGCGCAAGGCCCAGGCACTCCAGGCGAAGCTGCACGCCAAGAAAGCCGAACTCGGCATGGCGACCCTTCGCGTTACGAGCCTGCGGGCAGAACTCGACCAAACCAATGCTGCGATCGGCACCGTGAACGCGCGCATCGGTTCCTTGAGCGCGCAGGAGAATTCGACGCAGCGCAAAGTCGATTGGAACACGATCCAACTCGACGCCGCTCAACGGTCGTTCAAACTCCACGACGAAGCACTGCGCCGACGTCTCGTCGACATCTACGAAAACGGCGACCTCAGCTATGCGGCCGTGCTGCTTTCGGCGCGCTCGTTCAGCGAATTCGTCGAGCGCTGGGAAGATCTGCGCTTGCTCATCGATGCGAATGAGACCGCGGTGCGCGAGCGGCGCGCGGCGGAGGAGCGCGTTGCGAGAGTGCAATCCGACCTACAACGCACTCAGCTCGAGCTCGACGACGAAGAGCACGCGCAAGCGCAGGCGCGCGATCAACTCGGCGCGCTGGCGCAGGAGCGCCAAAATCTGGTTGCGATCGCCGACCAGCAACGGCGCCGCGTCGCAACCGAGGTAGCCGACATGGAGGGACTCTCCGCCTCCGAAGAGGCGCAGCTCGAAAGCTTGATTCAAGAACGCGAACGCGAAGAGGAGGCGCAACGCAAAGCCGAGGGCATCGCCGCGCCGGAGGTGACCGGGGCTGCCCGGATGTTCGACTGGCCGGTTTCCGGGCCGGTCACCTCGCCCTTCGGCTGGCGCTCGAACCCGTTCGGCGGTGCACCGGAGTTTCACCAAGGGCTCGACATTGCCGCGCCGATGGGTACCACCATCACCGCGTCGGCCGCCGGTACCGTGATAATGGCTCAGTGGTACGGCGGCTACGGCAACTACATTTTGATCGACGACGGCGGCGGCTACTCGACCGGCTACGGTCATCTTTCGGCGTTCTACGTCTCGGTTGGCCAGCAGGTCAAGCAGGGGCAAGCAATCGGCGCGATCGGCTGCACCGGCGAATGTACCGGCCCGCACGTCCACTTCGAGATCCGCATCAACGGCAAACCGGTCGACCCCGCCCCCCGTTTGCATTCGTAG